A region of Ferrimicrobium acidiphilum DSM 19497 DNA encodes the following proteins:
- a CDS encoding flagellar basal body-associated FliL family protein: protein MATRTAPAEATTTEEPKKKGKKKLLLIIVLVVLLAAAAAYFLLLRKPAKTIKGAKTAAELTSVSYAMPAITTNLDDGHIVQAQMLLELAPGDTKAEVIKDLPQLNNAAILTFGGMGYSELLPTAGRTQAAVSLTNAFNAVLHTGAKPWDTVQSILFESFIVQ from the coding sequence ATGGCGACCAGGACGGCACCGGCAGAGGCGACTACTACGGAGGAGCCGAAGAAAAAGGGGAAGAAGAAGCTTCTACTCATCATCGTACTGGTGGTGCTGCTAGCAGCGGCAGCCGCCTATTTTTTGCTGTTGAGGAAGCCAGCGAAAACTATCAAAGGCGCGAAGACAGCGGCGGAATTGACAAGCGTCTCCTATGCCATGCCGGCCATCACGACCAACTTAGATGATGGTCATATCGTACAGGCACAGATGCTTCTCGAACTAGCCCCAGGGGATACAAAGGCAGAGGTGATCAAGGATCTTCCACAACTGAATAATGCTGCCATATTGACCTTTGGAGGTATGGGATATAGCGAATTGCTCCCTACGGCTGGGAGAACACAGGCGGCAGTGAGCTTGACGAACGCCTTCAACGCGGTACTTCACACCGGAGCAAAGCCTTGGGACACTGTGCAGTCCATCCTCTTTGAGAGCTTCATCGTGCAATAG
- a CDS encoding flagellar motor switch protein FliM: MSGETTEEQKRRSVRPVDFRLPRSFERSHLRGVELLLESASRPSATLMGAALRRNVKIELDTIDQLSWESLLSELTGSGLVITFALHPLASRATIFLPAEVALRLIDLRLGGDGEWTEVDTRELTDLEQNLAAKLFEDMVTQVAAAISTQTAVVADRIHTEPSLEFIQGIPLGEMCVWAKFRFSLGDDRLSELSMVLPYSMLRPVVETISSRAVVMQENGTDFQAAFERRLQEVPVVARVRLESTTISSQAFLRLKPGDVVGLGHRKNRPMSVVVDRVELYKAVLGQSGSRVAAIIVGEEE, from the coding sequence ATGAGCGGGGAGACCACAGAGGAGCAGAAGCGGCGATCGGTACGACCGGTCGACTTTCGGCTGCCAAGAAGCTTCGAGCGTTCACACCTTCGTGGTGTGGAGTTGTTGTTGGAGAGTGCATCCAGGCCTAGTGCTACCTTGATGGGGGCTGCGCTTCGCCGCAACGTAAAAATTGAACTCGACACCATCGATCAGCTCTCGTGGGAGAGTCTGCTCTCCGAACTCACGGGGTCAGGGCTGGTCATCACCTTTGCGCTCCATCCATTGGCTTCGCGGGCGACGATCTTCTTGCCGGCGGAGGTAGCGTTGCGACTGATAGACCTGCGACTCGGAGGAGACGGCGAGTGGACTGAGGTGGATACGCGTGAGCTCACTGACCTCGAGCAGAACTTGGCCGCCAAACTGTTTGAGGATATGGTGACCCAGGTAGCTGCAGCCATATCGACACAGACTGCGGTCGTTGCAGACCGTATTCACACCGAGCCATCGCTTGAGTTCATCCAGGGAATACCGCTAGGCGAGATGTGTGTGTGGGCTAAGTTTCGTTTCTCGCTCGGCGACGACCGGTTGAGCGAGCTCTCTATGGTTCTGCCGTACTCGATGTTGCGTCCGGTGGTGGAGACGATCTCCTCACGTGCGGTAGTCATGCAGGAGAATGGAACCGACTTTCAAGCAGCGTTTGAACGAAGACTCCAGGAGGTGCCGGTTGTTGCTCGTGTGCGCTTGGAATCGACGACCATCTCTTCACAAGCCTTTCTCCGGCTCAAGCCGGGTGACGTGGTGGGGCTTGGACATCGGAAGAATCGTCCTATGTCGGTGGTGGTAGACCGGGTTGAACTCTACAAGGCGGTGCTCGGCCAATCTGGATCGCGCGTCGCGGCAATAATCGTGGGTGAGGAGGAGTAA
- the fliN gene encoding flagellar motor switch protein FliN, whose translation MAENDVVETDQVATIDNLAVLRNVEMELTVELGRARMPVKALLNLTSGDVIELDRAANAPVDVLVNGTLVAHGEVVVVDDEFGVRIVEVVNSEEVDNLRAGR comes from the coding sequence ATGGCGGAGAATGACGTAGTAGAGACCGATCAAGTTGCGACGATCGACAATCTTGCAGTGTTGCGCAATGTTGAGATGGAGCTCACCGTTGAGCTTGGGAGGGCGAGGATGCCGGTAAAGGCGCTGCTCAATCTCACAAGTGGAGACGTAATAGAACTCGATCGAGCCGCTAACGCTCCTGTCGATGTTCTGGTGAACGGCACTCTAGTTGCTCACGGGGAGGTCGTGGTCGTAGATGATGAATTCGGAGTGCGTATCGTTGAGGTCGTCAACTCAGAGGAGGTCGACAACTTGAGGGCTGGGCGCTGA
- a CDS encoding FliO/MopB family protein, producing MGSIITGLLAFAGVIGLIVAMGKVAKRRRIGHVGTDRGHGPLKVTQRVALGQKANIFVLDAGEKRLLIGVSGTQLQLLGELGTELVPDEPVEVLDLSMTEDPERELLATWGRTNGDIWHGRQKESVVAGVRRLLGGQQS from the coding sequence ATGGGGTCGATTATCACCGGGCTTCTAGCGTTTGCCGGCGTCATTGGGCTGATCGTTGCGATGGGCAAGGTCGCCAAGCGGCGACGTATCGGCCATGTGGGTACCGATCGCGGCCATGGGCCACTGAAGGTGACTCAACGAGTCGCGCTTGGTCAAAAGGCAAACATCTTTGTACTCGATGCAGGGGAGAAGCGCCTGCTAATCGGGGTCTCCGGAACCCAACTCCAGCTTCTTGGCGAGCTTGGTACTGAGCTCGTTCCCGACGAACCAGTCGAGGTTTTGGATCTCTCAATGACTGAGGATCCAGAGCGCGAGCTGCTGGCGACGTGGGGTAGGACGAATGGTGATATCTGGCATGGACGACAGAAGGAGAGCGTGGTAGCTGGCGTACGTCGGCTACTCGGTGGACAGCAGAGCTAG
- the fliP gene encoding flagellar type III secretion system pore protein FliP (The bacterial flagellar biogenesis protein FliP forms a type III secretion system (T3SS)-type pore required for flagellar assembly.) — protein sequence MAPTLAGTALLAAVGPATKLPSLNISLHGSSGPSESLIIILVLTLLSVAPSLLILLTGFVQIVVVLSITRNALGLQATPPNQVLAGLALFLAIFIMAPTIKTVDHVAIQPYLHGQINAVQAYDKAQTPIKEWMLSNTRTQELALFAQVNHQGTVAPTKVGMDAVIPAFLLSELHSAFIIGFIIFLPFLVIDLVVSSILMSLGMMMLPPTLVSLPFKLLLFVMVNGWTLVVHALLVSMK from the coding sequence ATGGCCCCCACTCTCGCAGGGACAGCGCTTCTAGCTGCCGTTGGCCCAGCAACCAAGTTGCCGAGCCTCAACATAAGTCTGCATGGTTCTTCGGGACCGAGCGAATCACTTATCATCATCCTGGTCCTGACACTTCTTTCTGTCGCGCCGTCGCTCCTCATCCTGCTGACCGGGTTTGTCCAGATCGTGGTGGTACTTTCAATCACTCGCAACGCCCTTGGACTTCAAGCGACACCTCCAAATCAGGTTTTAGCCGGCCTAGCATTATTTTTGGCGATCTTTATCATGGCGCCGACTATTAAAACGGTCGATCATGTCGCGATCCAACCCTATCTTCATGGACAGATCAACGCGGTTCAGGCCTATGATAAGGCGCAGACTCCGATCAAAGAGTGGATGCTATCGAATACAAGAACCCAGGAGCTCGCGCTCTTCGCGCAGGTGAATCACCAGGGGACTGTCGCTCCAACCAAGGTTGGCATGGATGCAGTGATTCCTGCGTTCTTGCTCTCGGAGCTTCATTCAGCCTTCATCATTGGGTTTATCATCTTTCTGCCGTTCCTGGTTATCGATTTGGTAGTCTCCTCGATCTTGATGAGCTTAGGGATGATGATGCTGCCGCCGACGCTGGTTTCACTGCCTTTCAAACTGCTGCTGTTTGTGATGGTAAACGGCTGGACTCTAGTGGTACACGCGCTGCTGGTGAGCATGAAATGA
- a CDS encoding flagellar biosynthetic protein FliQ, with amino-acid sequence MNDGPVLQIAGQTLYLAAKLAGPVLAGALAIGLVVAFIQTLTQIQEATLSFLPKLVVIALIIFLAGHWMLSELDGFTIQLYREIPSLVSSL; translated from the coding sequence ATGAACGACGGACCGGTTCTCCAAATCGCTGGACAGACACTGTATTTAGCTGCAAAGCTGGCAGGGCCAGTGCTCGCGGGGGCTCTGGCGATCGGCCTAGTCGTTGCCTTTATCCAGACGCTGACCCAGATTCAAGAGGCGACGTTGAGTTTCCTGCCGAAACTGGTCGTGATAGCGTTGATTATCTTTCTGGCTGGCCATTGGATGCTCTCAGAACTTGATGGATTCACCATCCAGCTGTATCGCGAGATTCCCTCCCTGGTGAGTTCGCTTTGA
- a CDS encoding flagellar biosynthetic protein FliR, producing the protein MQIAFDAHWLIGYLLAFSRSMGFILVAFPFAMPVVPITARAAIGVAFGLGTESALVHAIVLPTTTGGLIGVATEQLLIGAALGFFAMLFVSLGESAGGLVGLFGGFSTPPALDPLSLNEVPVTGEFYNLMWIVLFFVSGADVVVIHGYFASFATPNLFHLSFTLGILVKSVTILFVSSLEVASPILAVMFFSQIVVGILTKVAPQLYALTFIFPLQILLSFIMMLVAVPLLPHLFDASIRDLLAAERDLLGG; encoded by the coding sequence ATGCAGATAGCCTTTGATGCTCACTGGCTGATCGGGTATCTGTTAGCATTTAGCCGCTCGATGGGTTTTATCCTGGTGGCTTTTCCTTTTGCGATGCCGGTGGTCCCTATCACCGCTAGAGCGGCGATAGGGGTGGCTTTTGGTCTTGGTACTGAATCAGCCTTAGTGCACGCGATCGTCTTGCCAACAACGACTGGAGGGTTGATTGGAGTAGCCACCGAGCAACTCCTAATCGGGGCTGCTCTCGGCTTCTTTGCCATGCTCTTCGTGTCTCTCGGAGAGTCGGCCGGCGGATTGGTGGGCTTGTTCGGCGGGTTCTCCACTCCTCCGGCGCTCGACCCGTTATCACTCAATGAGGTCCCGGTGACCGGCGAGTTCTACAACCTGATGTGGATCGTGTTGTTCTTCGTCTCAGGCGCTGATGTCGTGGTTATACATGGTTATTTTGCGAGTTTTGCTACTCCAAACCTCTTCCACCTCTCCTTCACCTTAGGGATTCTCGTGAAGTCGGTCACGATCCTCTTCGTCTCCTCGCTGGAGGTCGCCTCCCCGATTCTTGCCGTTATGTTCTTCTCGCAGATCGTGGTCGGCATCCTTACAAAGGTGGCCCCTCAGCTCTATGCGTTGACGTTCATCTTTCCGCTCCAGATTCTGCTCTCCTTCATCATGATGCTGGTTGCAGTTCCGCTTCTACCTCATCTCTTTGATGCCTCGATCCGCGATCTGCTCGCCGCTGAACGGGATCTGCTGGGAGGATAG
- a CDS encoding EscU/YscU/HrcU family type III secretion system export apparatus switch protein, with protein MPKNEGTEQATAHKLEKARKEGTVARSAELATWLVILAFSLAAPLVFHTVESKIVAFGHLALGGGAALSSTTALRRLESGLETVGELALLVAAPVAVFVVLINVAQVGIRFVPKKLRLDFTHFSPRKNLSRIFSTSPAVEAAKSLVKLLIVVLVSALLLLGGIDSLTSASISPIAVASQVASMSIELVRLTGVLGLAIALIDFARSRTQVRKQLMMTRQEVKDETKQYEGDMQTKGRRRRMARELSRRRMIANVALADVVVANPMHVAVALKYEPTTQRAPIVLAKGSEYIAVTIRERARVAGVPIVIDPPLARALNIAVPVGEPIPGSLFLVVARLLAFVYQLSTTARYYDSSHQSNLEEIPEEILEQVLSELAT; from the coding sequence ATGCCAAAGAACGAAGGTACCGAACAGGCCACCGCTCACAAGCTTGAAAAAGCAAGAAAAGAGGGGACGGTAGCAAGATCTGCCGAGTTGGCGACGTGGCTGGTGATCCTTGCATTTTCACTGGCGGCTCCGCTTGTATTTCATACGGTGGAGTCAAAGATCGTTGCCTTTGGCCATCTGGCTTTAGGCGGAGGTGCAGCGCTATCGAGCACCACCGCCCTCCGTCGACTGGAGTCTGGACTTGAGACGGTCGGAGAGCTTGCCCTCCTTGTTGCCGCACCAGTCGCAGTCTTTGTGGTGCTTATCAACGTCGCCCAAGTGGGGATTCGCTTTGTTCCCAAGAAATTGCGGCTGGACTTCACCCACTTCTCTCCAAGGAAGAACCTTTCTAGGATCTTCTCAACTTCACCAGCCGTTGAGGCGGCAAAGTCATTGGTGAAGTTGTTGATAGTTGTGTTGGTCTCGGCGCTCCTGTTGTTGGGAGGCATCGACTCTCTGACGTCAGCTTCGATCTCGCCGATCGCTGTCGCCTCTCAAGTCGCCTCTATGAGTATTGAATTGGTTCGCCTCACTGGCGTGCTCGGACTCGCTATTGCGCTGATCGACTTTGCTAGGTCACGAACTCAGGTACGTAAGCAGTTGATGATGACCCGGCAAGAGGTAAAGGATGAGACGAAGCAGTACGAGGGTGATATGCAGACCAAGGGTCGCCGTCGCAGGATGGCGAGAGAGCTTTCGCGGCGGAGGATGATCGCTAACGTCGCTTTGGCCGATGTTGTGGTTGCTAACCCTATGCACGTAGCGGTCGCTTTAAAGTACGAGCCGACGACCCAGCGGGCTCCGATTGTGTTGGCCAAGGGTTCCGAATATATAGCGGTTACGATTCGAGAGCGAGCTCGTGTTGCTGGCGTTCCGATCGTAATCGACCCACCGCTGGCTCGCGCACTTAACATTGCAGTGCCGGTCGGAGAGCCGATTCCTGGCTCATTGTTCTTAGTGGTCGCCCGTCTATTGGCCTTTGTCTATCAGCTTTCAACCACAGCGCGCTATTACGACTCGAGTCATCAGTCGAATTTGGAGGAGATTCCAGAGGAGATTCTTGAGCAAGTGCTGAGTGAACTTGCGACCTAA